One part of the Glycine soja cultivar W05 chromosome 11, ASM419377v2, whole genome shotgun sequence genome encodes these proteins:
- the LOC114373517 gene encoding fasciclin-like arabinogalactan protein 13, with the protein MASKSFTLILLILTTFLMAQTQAQAPAPAPSGAVNLTAILEKGGQYTTLIKLLKDTQQLTQIESQLKSNSQGFTLFAPTDNAFQSLKPGALNDLSDDKKVKLILFHVTPKYYTISDLLTVSNPVRTQATEEEGTWGLNFTGQGGNQVNISTGVVQTQLNNALREKFPLAVYQVDKVLLPLELFGTTKTTHSSEAPSPKGSKSTPEIPSVGKAGGAPSPHGDKKDTNAANGRNVAFGLVVGLALICIEALH; encoded by the coding sequence ATGGCCTCCAAATCCTTCACCCTCATTCTCCTCATCCTCACCACATTCCTCATGGCCCAAACCCAAGCCCAAGCTCCCGCACCGGCCCCCTCAGGCGCGGTGAACCTCACCGCGATCCTGGAAAAGGGTGGCCAGTACACCACCCTAATCAAACTCCTAAAGGACACACAACAACTCACTCAGATCGAGTCCCAGCTCAAATCAAACTCACAAGGCTTCACTCTCTTCGCACCCACTGACAATGCCTTCCAGAGCCTCAAACCCGGTGCCCTAAACGACCTGAGCGATGACAAGAAGGTGAAGCTCATTCTCTTCCACGTCACGCCCAAGTACTACACCATCTCCGATCTGTTAACTGTTAGCAACCCCGTGAGGACGCAGGCCACCGAGGAGGAAGGGACTTGGGGGCTGAACTTTACCGGCCAAGGCGGTAACCAGGTGAACATCTCCACGGGCGTGGTGCAGACGCAGCTCAACAACGCGCTGAGGGAGAAGTTTCCTCTGGCGGTGTACCAGGTGGACAAGGTGCTGTTGCCGTTGGAGCTCTTTGGAACCACCAAGACCACTCATTCTTCTGAGGCTCCTTCTCCTAAGGGTTCTAAGAGTACTCCTGAGATTCCCAGCGTGGGTAAGGCTGGTGGCGCTCCTTCTCCTCATGGTGATAAGAAGGATACTAATGCTGCCAATGGGAGGAATGTGGCTTTTGGACTTGTCGTTGGACTTGCCTTGATTTGCATAGAAGCTCTCCATTGA
- the LOC114374804 gene encoding glutaredoxin-C9-like, producing MHQAIPYRSWRHLHNPTTHFTPLPLITHSHNDDDKKTKNIIVNNNNTINIHSSSVLVSPKEKEGMKMVLNMVSENAVIVIARRGCCMSHVVKRLLLGLGVNPAVYEVEEKDEEGVATQLEATIRSDDGNTQQGKVQFPTVFIGGKLFGGLDRIMATHISGELVPILKKAGALWL from the coding sequence ATGCATCAAGCAATTCCCTATAGATCATGGCGCCATCTCCATAACCCCACCACCCACTTCACCCCACTCCCATTAATTACTCATTCCCACAACGATGATGATAAGAAGACCAAGAATATTATTGTTAACAACAATAATACTATTAATATTCATTCTTCTTCAGTTCTTGTTTCACCAAAAGAGAAGGAGGGGATGAAAATGGTGCTCAACATGGTTTCTGAGAACGCCGTTATAGTGATTGCGAGAAGAGGGTGTTGCATGAGCCACGTGGTGAAGCGTTTGCTTCTTGGTCTTGGTGTTAACCCTGCGGTTTATGAGGtagaggagaaagatgaagagggTGTTGCCACGCAACTGGAAGCAACAATTCGTAGTGATGATGGGAACACACAACAGGGGAAGGTGCAGTTTCCTACGGTTTTTATAGGGGGTAAGTTGTTTGGAGGATTGGATAGGATCATGGCTACTCATATCTCTGGGGAATTGGTTCCTATCCTCAAAAAAGCTGGGGCTTTATGGCTATGA